aagttttttcaatgagtacataacttgaaaagtttttgaagtagttcaaaatggaacagtcaaagaaggagttcttgcctgtgttgcaaggtatgaagttgagtgaagactcaaaacccgaccacggcagaaaatagaaagagaatgaaaagtccttccctatgcctcagtcataggttctataaaatatgctatgctgtgtaccagacctattgtgtacctcaccttgagtttggcaagagggtacaatagtgatccaggagtggatcactggacagtggtcaaaattatccttagtggaataacgacatgtttctcggttatggaggtgacaaaaagttcgccgtaaagggttacgtcgatgcaagctttgacactgatccggatgactttaagtctcaatctggatacatattgaaagtgggagaaattagctagagtagctccgtgcagagcattgtagacatagaaaattggCAAAAttcatacggctctgaatgtggcagacccgttgactaaacttctctcacaagcaaaacatgatcacaccttagtactctttgggtattaatcacatagcgatgtgaactagattattgactctagtaaaccctttgggtgttagtcacatggagatgtgaactaatcacataaagatgtgaactattggtgttaaatcacatgacgatgtgaactacattattgactctagtgcaagtgggagactgaaggaaatatgccctagaggcaataataaatttgttatttatatttccttatatcatgataaatgtttattattcatgctagaattgtattaaccagaaacttagtacatgtgtagatacatagacaaaactgagtgtccctagtatgcctcaactagactagctcgttgatcaaagatggttaagtttcctagccatagacatgtgttgtcatttgatgaacgagatcacatcattagagaatgatgtgatggacaagacccatccgttagcttagcataatgatcgtttagttttactgctattgctttcatcatgacttatacatgttcctctaactatgagattatgcaactcccgaataccggaggaacaccttgtgtgctatcaaacgtcacaacgtaactgggtgattataaagatgctctacaggtgtctccgatggtgtttgttgagttggcatagatcgagattaggatttgtcactccgtgtatcggagaggtatctctgggccctctcggtaatgcacatcactatgagccttgcaagcaatgtgactaatgagttagttacatgatgatgcattacagaacgagtaaatagactttccggtaacgagattgaactaggtatgatgataccgacgatcgaatctcgggcaagtaacataccgatgacaaaggggacaacgtatgttgttatgcggtttgaccgataaagatcttcatagaatatgtaggaaccaatatgagcatccaggttccgctattggttattgaccagagatgtgtctctgtcatgtctacatagttctcgaacccgtagggtccgcacgcttaacgttcgatgacgatttgtattatgagttatgtgatttgatgaatcgaagtttgttcggagtcccggatgagatcacggacatgacgaggagtctcgaaatggtcgagaggtaaagattcatatattggaaggttatattcgaacaccggaatggttcgggatgtttcggatgatttttggagtactgggggttaccggaacccccccccccccccccccccgagaagttatgggccttaatgggccataaggGAGAAGAAGAGAGGATGACACACAGTGGCGCCCCCCAagggcagtccgaattggactagagggagggggcgcagccccccttccttcccctctccctctccttccctccttctcctagttggaataggaaagggaggggggcgaatcctacttggaccgggagtccaagtaggactccccccttggtgcgccccctctagggccggcctcctcttccccctcctttatatacgtgggaggggggcaccccaaaggcacaccaagtcttctcttagccgtgtgcggtgcccccctccacaattaCACATCtaggtcatatcgtcgtagtgcttaggcgaagccctgcgccggtaacttcatcatcaccgtcgccacgccatcgttctaacggaactctccctcggcctcaactggatcgagggacgtcatcgagctgaacgtgtgctgaacgcggaggtgccgtacgttcggtgcttggatcggttggatcgcgaagacgttcgactacatcaaccgcgttactaaacgcttccgctttcggtctacgagggtacgtggacacactctccccgctcgttgctatgcatctccgagttagatcttgcatgatcgtaggtaaattttttgaaatactgcgttcccagACAGATACACCAAATActcgcgctactgctaggcttttccctagtagtgtaagaTCACTGTTTGGGCAAGACTGCTCAAATTACCTAATAATTTTCTTATTCCCGCTGCGATCAAGGGTTTGTGCCGCAAGATGGGAAAGATTCTGGAAGTCCATACTACTCTCCCGGCTGGGTTTGTAGGGGAGTTTGTAAGAGTAAGGGTGGAACTGAATGTGACAAAGAAGTTAATCCGCTTTGTTTCTATAACGAAGAATGAAGAAATTGAATACTGCCAAGTCCAATATGAAAAAATCCCTATGTTTTGTGGCAATTGTGGCATGATGGGCCACTGGTACTAGGAATGTGGCACTGGAGAACATGATGTGAGCAAGTTAGAATGGGGGGACTTCATGTTAGTGGATGGTGGCAGGGGACGTGGTCGTGGCCGCGGTGCTGGAAGAAATGCGGGGAGAGGACGAGGAGATGTTGGGCATTGGGAACCGCCTATTGGCTCCGGTTGAGGCTGTGGTCGGGGTGATACACCGTTTGCCACAGGCCCTGGAACCATGAACAGCTGGAGACATAATGCTTTGTACAACACTAAAGGAGTAGAAGAAGTGGAGGCAGAGCAAGGGAGCCAGAATGCAGGCAACAGTCAGGATGTCAGAAACTCAAATATTCTAGGTAAATGAGtggctagcagacggcaaagacctctgcttctttgccgtctgccagcagacagCAAAGCACGCCATTAGCCACCTAACGGACGTAACCCTATCCCTCTGCCATCCAGGTCCTTTGTCATCTGCTTGCTTAGGATGGCTGACGGCAAAATTCTTTGCCCTCCGCTTTATTAAAGCAGACAGCAAAGCAACCCTTTGCCATAGGTCATTCAGCCGGACGTGGGGCCGTCTGCTGGCTAAcgacaaaggcctttgccgtccgccaggcatgcctttgccatcagccataGCAGACGACAAAGTGCCTGATTCCTATAGTGCTTCTTtgctcctgtgtctgtccctaCAGAGAAATGTCACAGGGTGTTCCTTGAAGTTCTTGTAGTTGTGCATTGCTGGGTCGTGtgtgcctgtccctgtaagtttgtgccaccttggtttacgactagtcatgtcggcccgggttctctgtcatatggatgctagcatcacaatcatatacgtgagccaaaagacgcaaacggtcctggCCAAGGTAAGGCTGCagccgtgggaataccgtgcgtgaggccgccaagtgatatgatgtgtcttatgctagatcggtgtgacttaggatcggggtcccgacacAACGCCTCACATATATATGCGCGTCCGGGTGGAGAGACGTGGGTTGTACCCACGTCCGAGATAGCCCACGGtccgacgtctcagatcgtggcccaATTGTCAGAAATTCTCCATTCCTAGCCGAcaaaaataagcgcgtaggtgtGAGCTCTGCTCGGCTCAATCCTGCAACCCGTggcgcggcgcgtcgtgacgaggcgtggcagGTGGCGGAGGAGCGTGCGTGAACCATTTCTCTTCTCAAGCTCCTAGCATGTGGAAGAGAATCctttataaggaggtccaactccttctccactagcggggtgggactaaacttcccatcACCCTTTGCCATGACACCTACATGGGCCTTtagagattttttttgaaattgttaGATGGGCCTAAATCCTACCCCATATTTCACCAAAATCTCTTGACATGCCTTTGCATAAGACTGATTAGTTTTATATTGGGTTTTAAAGTTTATGGGCTTTGACAGGAATTAGTGCTTCCCTACAAACTGGCCAAAACTAATAATGACAAACTTTGCCTCAATAATGTAAATGTGGTTTATTCTATTTCTTCACCTGGACTGATCCAATATATTATTCCACGAAGGAAGTATACTGAAAATCCTTGGTTTGGAATAAATTGTGTCCTATAACCTGGATAAAGAAGTAATAGCTCAATGCAAGATTGAAGGCAAAACACTAACACTACCGGTAAACGCAATAAACATAACATCAATTAAAAAAATGTGTTACTTGATGTCCGCTGGCTCTCATGAGCGCACCCAGTGTCTCTATGAATGCCAATTACTGGATAATTTAATTGACAGTTGCATGATATTTTTTCGGCCCATTCATTTTCTTCCTTTTCTATGTGTGTTCGTTTATATTTCCCCCTTTTTAATCATTTTTTATGTGTATGAATGAATGTTGTGTGTGTGTAAGTATACACGTACTTATTTTACAATATGGGAGTAAATTATGCTAGAAAATTAcactattatatatatatatatattacattATTATATATTTAATCTTGCATTTGAAGAAAAATACAATttctgtacaaattgtgtgcaagtTTTTTCATCATTTTTTCATTTTATTTATCCTATAAGgataataccaatgccactaattcgtTCATTCTTAGAAAACTTCAGAGTTACGAAAACTCCACTATTATATATGGTATGATAGGTTTCCTACCTAATTTTTGACGTTTAGGATGTCATACACTACCACATTCACCTAGGTATGGGACCGGTTGACAGGAATTGGCAACGGCCGGCGCTGGAAAAAAAATCAATTAGCATTATAGATAATTTCGAGTCCACATGATTACACAACACCTTATTTCTTTCTTGTTTTGAGCCGGTTTTTATCTTCCTTTATGTGAATTGTTGGATGCTGTGTGTGTAAGTGTATACATACAAGTACTGTACAATATGTGTGTAGATTATACTAGAAGGCAAAATTTTCATTATACTAGGCCCATGGCAAAAAATTGTACTAGAACCATGgcaaattttattttattttcccaccAAAGAAAATATAGTGTTGGACAATGGAAAATTTAGTTGTTTGAACATGTCAATTATTTGTTTTTGGAACATGTACATTTTTTGTCGAACAAACCGTGGTAAATTCCATTATTTTTTACAAAAATTTTGAGACAAAAAATCCTTTTTACATCATGGCAAATTCATTTTTGAAATCAAGACATATTTACTTTTCATAAAAAAAATTTATTTCGCAATGTTTCTTTTGTCAGTATTTTTCTGCCATCATTTTTAGGCCATGGCAACTTAGGTTCTTTAATATTTGTAATTTTTTATATATGGCTTGGGTTGGCCGAGGGTGGAAGTTGGCAAATAGGTAAACGGTTGCTTTTCCTCTCGTGTAAGCGAAAATACAGCCAACCTTGCGAGTGAAGTCGAGATGCCACCATCGCAACCAACCTTGCGATGCGAGTGAATTTGAAATGCCACCATAGCTTGTCCTCCATTAATTCCCCACGGTGTGGCTATAACAGGTGCAGCCGCGTAGGTTAGGTAGCGCGTGCGTGCATGCCTCTTCCGTCCTCAGCGGTCGATGGCGGAGGAACAGCGAGAGAGGCGAGCACGGCGCAAGCTGCTGTTCGCCGTCCCCATCATTCCGATCGTCTTGTTCATCGTCGGGTCATGCGCGCTCTTCTTGTTCACGGCCGACCTCCCGCGCATCCGCATCGAGTACGCCTGCCTCGATGGCGCCCGTGACGCTCCAGCCACGAAGGAGCCGCCGGAGGCCGTGGCGGCGGCTGTTCCCAGCGAGGAGCAACGGGTGCGCCAGCTGAGCGACCGGCCGTACTCGCTGGGCCCGAACGTGTCCGACTACGACGCCCGCAGAGCGGCATGGCTGGCCGCGCACCCTCGGTTCCCGGCCTTTGTCGCGCCGGAGCGGCCTCGGGTGCTCATGGTCACCGGCTCGTCGCCGCGGCGGTGCACGGAGGCGGAGGGCGACCACGTGCTCCTGCGCGCGTTCAAGAACAAGGCGGACTACTGCCGCGTGCACGGGCTGGACATCTTCTACAGCAACGCGGTGCTGGACGGCGAGATGACGGGGTTCTGGACGAAGCTGCCGCTGCTGCGGGCGCTGATGGTGGCGCACCCGGAGACGGAGCTGCTCTGGTGGGTGGACTCGGACGCGGTGTTCACGGACATGCTGTTCGAGCCGCCGTGGGGCAGGTACGCGGGCCACAACCTGGTGCTCCACGGCTGGGACGACGAGGTGTACGGCGCCAGGAACTGGCTCGGCGCCAACACCGGTAGCCTCCTGCTCCGGAACTGCCGGTGGTCGCTGGACCTCCTGGACGCGTGGGCGCGCATGGGGCCGCGCGGCCCCGTGCGCGAACGGTACGGGAGGGTCTTCGCGGAGGCGCTGTCGAACCGGGCGGCCTGGGAGGCGGACGACCAGTCGGCGCTGGTGTACCTGCTGGCGACGGAGCGCGGCCGGTGGGGGGACAAGGTGTTCCTGGAGAGCTCCTACCACCTGCACGGGTTCTGGGAGGAGATCGTGGGCCGCTACGAGGAGATGCGGAGCAGGTGGCGGCCGGGGCTCGGCGACCACCGGTGGCCGCTGGTGACGCACTTCGTCGGGTGCAAGCCGTGCGGGGAGCCGGGCGCGACCTATGAGGCCGCGGCGTGCCGTGAGGGCATGGAGCGCGCGCTCAACTTCGCGGACGACCAGATACTCGGCCTCTACGGGTTCCAGCACGAGTCGCTCGGCACCACGGCCGTGCGGCGCGTCAGGAACGACACCGGACGGCCGCTGGACGCCGACGACGAGGAGATCGGCCGGCTCCTGCACCCAGAGTTCAGGGCCGCCGGCATCAACTAGATCCTTCGGTTGGTTTGGGTGTCAACGTGCAGACATCGGGACACGCAACACGTCCTGTTTTACACACTCTGAATATTTAGGTCAACTCGATCCGGATTGATGAGTTGAAATGAAAACGAAGAGAGGCATGACCATCCCACTCTCTTCCATCGGATGGAGATGAATGGCTGTGATTATTTAGAAACCAACGTCTATTGGTGGGAGGCCACGGTCAAGCAATGAGCAGACAACAAAATTTTCATCTCATGCTATAAAAGGACAACACTTCCATCTCGATCAAGAGAAAACCCACCTGATTCCTTCTTCTCCCCGTCTTCCTCCCACATCACTCTTTTATGTGGATGGCTACAATCTTTATCTTTACCTATTTTATAACTAACTAGTAAGTGTGCATGTGCAACGCACGTATTATCATGTGAAAAATTATCATCATTCGTTCTAGAAAATAATGAACAAAAATATAGTGTGCTAACACAAGAGAGGCAATATAGACGTTTAACAATGTTGTGATACAAAAAATGTCGCTTGGACTAAAAATGAGTGAACATATTTGTCATCAATCATGAGTAAACCGGCAATTTTAAAGGGAAAATTTCAAAGAAGTATATCATGATTTTCTATTTTTCTTgaccaaataattttctaatccTTGCCAACAATGATTGACAAGTGGTATAGACATATTATCTTATTGTGATTAACAAGTCATGTGAATATAATTATACATTGGTAttatgatttttttcaaaaatagaAGGCATAACCATGAAGAAATCGATGCACAACAATAAGTATTTCTAAAGGACACCACCAGTTCACACACATAAATGATATACATGTTTAGAAACATAACAAAAATGAACATGACTATACTGAGTAATCATGCACGCAGGCATGGCACAGAGGGAGTACAAATGATCCCTTCATCTCCAAAGAAAAGGGGGAATGTCCAAATCAGTTCTGGAACACATAGTCATGGGGTACAAATGTTGAACCTATTGGCAAAACTTGTGCCTGTCTGCTGAGCACATCATTCATTATATTCGACTCCATTCTCTTAGAACAAATCTAGAAGAATGGAAACACAAACCAACTCATGCACAAAAAAAAGCTCATTGCCTCTCAACGCTATTCGTATGGATGTTCTTTTTCAAAAAAGTCCATTTTACTACACTGAAGAAAATTGGTGGTTCACATAACCCCCTGATCTTTATTTCTGTTCCCTTTACCCCCTGAACAATCTCATACCGGAAAAAAATCAGTCCCTGGGTGGTTTTACTTCACTGGTTGCTGACGTGGCAATGGTCAATGGCCGGTTTTGACCTGCGGGTGAGTCTCCCTCATCAGGCTGGGTTGAGACAGAGGAGCTCCTCCCGAGCCTCCCCTCATAGCTGCCTCCATCCCGAGCACCACGCCCGACCCTGCCGCCTCTAGATGATGCCGGCGACCGCCAGAGTTCCAAGCTGCCGCCCTGCTTCTCCTTTCTCCCATCTCTTTCCTCTCCCTTCTCTCTTCTCCCGGCTCACGTATAGGTCAACCGTCGCCACAAGCTCGCCGGCGGGCCGTCTTCACACCGTCGCCGAACTCCGCATCCGACCGGAACCAGACCATATGGGGCCGCTACCCCCGGATCTGGTCGCCCCCTCGGGCTCCCCCTGCACCTGCATCGCTGCAGCGCCGCTGCCCTGCTACCTCCCGCGCGAAGACAGGGACGACCATGCCTGGGGgttgagccgccgccgccacaagCTCACCGTCGTGTCGTCTTCACACCAATGCTAGGCTCCAGACAGACCAGAACCAGACCTAATGGGGCTGCCATCCCTGGATCTGGCCGCCCCATGCCTCCCCGCACCGCCTGCCTCGCTGTCTCGCTACCTCCTGCACAAGGAGAGGGACGATGATGCCCAAGAACTGGGCCACCACCACCCATTTTACGCCCAGTGCTGCTCCATCGCCAGCTGCTGCAGCACCTCCCCGCCGTTCGTGCCCTTAGCTTCGTCGTGCTCCGGCTAGCCACCAGCTAAACCTACCATTAGCACTTAGTTAATCCACCCCCAAGTCACTGCCAAGCGGGTCCCATTGCCTAATTAACCATGGGCTAATTTCCTGTTTCAATTAAGTTAATCCTCATGGCCCCACCCGTAGGTCAAACCACCATTGACCAGCGCCACATCAGCTGGAAGTTGAGACAAACCACCCATGGGGGTCTTTTGTCCGGTTTGGGATTGTTTAGGGGGTGAAAAGAGCAGAAAAATAGATCAGGGGTAATGTGAACCACCAACTTTGTTCACGGTAGTAAAATGgactttttttcttctttttcttgacACCGTATTTGGAAACTCGGAGGTTGCAGTAAATTGAAAGTCTTGCAAGAGCGGGTTTGGTCAAGTCAGGCATGTAGTAGCTTCCAGTGACCTGGTTCTTGACAACATTGGCCATCTTGCGGAACTCGTTGTGCATGCAAGTGGAGAACACATAAGGCTTGGTCTACCGCGTCTTCATCTTCGTTGTCAAGAGGACCACAGTCATCTCCTTTTCAGCAGCTAGCTGCACCATCTCTTATTGTTTGACAGGTCAGAGAACAATAGGAGTGGACATTGCAGGTAAGCTTAATAGGTAAGCATAAAAGGTTCCGGCGGTATTTCCATTTCCAGTGAACTGGACAAATAAAGTAGAAATGGACAAGCTAATGCCATGTGTGAACAACCAGCATATGAAAGACCAATGTAGTACAGGAGCGGGGCATGATTTCAGTTCATAGATAATCAGTGAACAAGAGGGAATCATTTTAGTTTAGAAACAATACAAATTGGCAATGGATGTCAAACTGCAAGGACATAAGAGACAGGTGAAACTATCTTACATAGTTGTGCATGTTTAGCTTAGTATGTGAAGCATTTGCCAAACACCCAAGAAAACAATACGAAAATAGATCGAAGCACACGTACGACCGAGGCTGCGGTGGAATTTGCCAGAGATGAACGTGACCTTCGACCGACAATAGACCGTTGGAAGGACCTGATCGGACCTGAAGATGCAGAAAACCCATAGTACCTTATTATTTATAATTATGACATGCCTTCGAAGTATCAAAACGTGTTTATGAACAGAAATACATTGAGATAACATGCAGATCAGGAAAAAAGTACCACTCCCTTTGAACCAACCCGATGTAGTTGGGTTCATCGGATCTTCTCCACCGACAACTTCATTGTAGTTTCTGCACAATAACACATTCTCTGAAGAAATATATTCTGCACACAACAACGGGTTCTCTGAAGAAATGTATTCTGCACAATAGATTAAAGTTTCAGCACGATAGCTCAAAAAAGATGGACATTAACAACAAGCAAGCGGGCTGAATGGAGAAACCATGTAATTCAAGTGTGCTCCCAGTTGCCAGTGTATACTGCACTGAAAAAGCTGCAACACCTACACCAACTTTTAAAAGCTGGATGGGGATCTGCCATCCAACTTCATCCAAGCAATCAAATGCTACATAAAGATATGGTAGTTGTTCAGTGAACTTGCATTAAAACTGCCATTGTTTTCCCTGTAAAGACCTTGGATCATTAGATGGCATATTAAATACTGGATTATAATAAGGTTATAAAAAAACCAAACTTGATCGGAGGCACTGGTAAGAAAGCACTCAAggtgtttatttttatttttagagaATGGCTCAAAGACTCGGATAGTGTTGGAAACTGATATAAATTCAAGCAGTATTGATTATATTAAAGCATCTTGTTTATAACCGTGCTTAGCTTTGAGTTGACTAAGGAAGTTTGTGCTTGTAAGTTTCAGGAAGAGAACTTATCTTCAGTGAACATAGATCCATGGTATTCAGCATATCACTACTCGCATCCATCCTTTGTTAAAAGACTGCCTGCACTAAGCCTGCATGGGAAAAGTTTCATACAAGGGGACAAGTTCAATTGCTAATATATAGAAATGAAATTAGTAATTCATGCTTCAAGTCGCGA
This sequence is a window from Aegilops tauschii subsp. strangulata cultivar AL8/78 chromosome 7, Aet v6.0, whole genome shotgun sequence. Protein-coding genes within it:
- the LOC109753317 gene encoding probable glycosyltransferase 4 encodes the protein MAEEQRERRARRKLLFAVPIIPIVLFIVGSCALFLFTADLPRIRIEYACLDGARDAPATKEPPEAVAAAVPSEEQRVRQLSDRPYSLGPNVSDYDARRAAWLAAHPRFPAFVAPERPRVLMVTGSSPRRCTEAEGDHVLLRAFKNKADYCRVHGLDIFYSNAVLDGEMTGFWTKLPLLRALMVAHPETELLWWVDSDAVFTDMLFEPPWGRYAGHNLVLHGWDDEVYGARNWLGANTGSLLLRNCRWSLDLLDAWARMGPRGPVRERYGRVFAEALSNRAAWEADDQSALVYLLATERGRWGDKVFLESSYHLHGFWEEIVGRYEEMRSRWRPGLGDHRWPLVTHFVGCKPCGEPGATYEAAACREGMERALNFADDQILGLYGFQHESLGTTAVRRVRNDTGRPLDADDEEIGRLLHPEFRAAGIN